Proteins from one Oscillatoria nigro-viridis PCC 7112 genomic window:
- a CDS encoding response regulator, producing MTFEQALEFIESALESQTSKTLSLLEKEILKAAWENATYSVIADSLYLSIGHIKDLAAILWQRLSEVMGKKVTKNNFRSLLEKQSTKTAIANAKGDRRFANAKLGESDLQQLETCKGNILIVDDLPENLRFLTEILTKEGYTVRCVTNGAMALRTVRNHPPDVLLLDIKMPDMDGYQVCSTLKADEETSDIPIIFLSALNEVFDKVKAFKVGGVDYISKPFEPEEVLVRLETQVTMQHQKRQLKEAISRHQQTAEIAYQSRAMLANLLNSSLDGIGAVEAVRGDIAGEIEDFRCLVVNPVFARLLGKKRTELAGEPLLRKLLNQLSPGLFDLLVEVVETGESLEGEVHLESDYLAKCYYFTAVKLGDGCSITIRDLTDLKQSALKSMRELNQPRVSIK from the coding sequence ATGACTTTTGAACAAGCCCTAGAATTTATCGAATCAGCCTTAGAGTCCCAGACCAGTAAAACGTTAAGTTTGCTTGAAAAAGAAATCTTAAAAGCTGCTTGGGAAAACGCAACTTATAGTGTCATTGCTGACAGCTTGTACCTGAGCATAGGACATATCAAAGATTTAGCAGCCATCCTGTGGCAGCGCCTTTCAGAGGTAATGGGGAAAAAAGTTACTAAGAATAACTTTCGCTCTCTGCTAGAGAAGCAAAGCACCAAAACTGCGATCGCCAATGCAAAAGGCGATCGTCGGTTCGCGAACGCTAAGCTAGGAGAAAGTGACCTACAACAATTAGAAACTTGCAAAGGCAACATTTTAATTGTTGATGACCTCCCAGAAAATCTGCGTTTTCTAACCGAAATTCTCACTAAGGAGGGGTATACAGTTCGCTGCGTCACCAATGGTGCGATGGCCTTGAGGACAGTTCGCAATCATCCCCCCGATGTTCTCTTGCTGGATATTAAAATGCCAGACATGGACGGCTATCAAGTCTGCTCAACCCTGAAAGCCGACGAAGAAACATCAGACATTCCCATTATTTTCCTCAGTGCGTTGAACGAAGTTTTTGATAAAGTTAAAGCTTTTAAGGTAGGGGGAGTTGACTACATTTCTAAACCTTTTGAGCCGGAAGAAGTGCTAGTGCGCCTCGAAACTCAGGTAACTATGCAGCACCAAAAACGCCAGCTTAAAGAAGCAATCTCGCGGCACCAGCAAACCGCAGAAATTGCCTACCAATCTCGCGCCATGCTGGCAAATTTGCTAAACTCATCTCTGGATGGAATAGGTGCGGTGGAGGCGGTGAGGGGAGATATTGCTGGAGAAATTGAAGATTTTCGCTGCTTGGTAGTTAACCCTGTCTTTGCCAGACTCTTAGGGAAAAAACGAACAGAACTCGCGGGCGAACCCCTGCTGAGAAAACTGCTCAATCAATTGAGTCCAGGATTGTTTGATTTATTAGTAGAAGTTGTTGAGACTGGAGAATCGCTGGAAGGAGAGGTTCATCTAGAAAGTGATTACCTGGCTAAATGCTATTATTTCACTGCTGTTAAATTGGGAGACGGTTGCTCAATTACCATCCGCGACCTTACAGACTTAAAACAGTCGGCATTAAAGTCAATGAGGGAACTGAATCAACCGCGTGTTAGCATCAAATAG
- a CDS encoding tetratricopeptide repeat protein, whose translation MSRNTTLRVVSLTQSSGVELNAYLVLDEKPARIDQKLKTLSEYVQQYPSGWKKRLELANLLYAMGHIEQAVEEYRQVIDRQQPPSIGVRLQLGKLLQLMGREVEAIAVYESASAHARNEATRQHISGSIALCRNDTQAAILAFESAASLEPNNAAHWLALGQVQRGRGDAVAALRSFDRVLSLNPDDVVALIDSYDASQAVGNVRQAQRRLSKVLEVAPGDFRSLKRLADTRCRMRLVSGEEGKQTKQIISSVLQLAPDAADARELLAYYHLFRGESANGVGVLERFTEEHPNHPRGWYSYGRCLFHTGEYQKAAEAMLKAYRLYPQDCEIYRALCEILPAADMTSSPASLDPPQPPLTRGELEQVKPSHCTGETPLEVPLVKGDLGGSNREVTLASIVEEMLDRFPDRWSVWTTAGRVLVESFQEIERGCDVSVRGTQLEPQLPDAWLGHGRVLALAGKHREAVEALAQGWQLLPEERGYLQSVSAAVWLGESYGVLGDEVASRKWLEKACQFRELMEFDPAMAGYWQGRALLGLGDVTEAVEAYRSALSRRLLYPFRGEVEEAVKRLKGKRRKGDRAKA comes from the coding sequence ATGTCTAGAAACACTACACTCCGGGTGGTATCCCTCACTCAGTCCTCTGGGGTGGAGTTGAATGCTTACCTAGTTCTCGACGAAAAGCCAGCCCGAATTGACCAGAAGCTGAAAACATTAAGTGAGTACGTGCAGCAGTATCCTTCTGGATGGAAGAAACGGTTGGAATTGGCGAATCTGCTGTATGCAATGGGTCATATCGAGCAGGCGGTTGAGGAATATCGCCAAGTGATCGATCGGCAGCAACCACCATCGATCGGCGTGCGGTTGCAGTTGGGGAAACTCTTGCAGCTTATGGGACGAGAGGTTGAGGCAATAGCGGTTTATGAAAGTGCCTCGGCCCATGCACGCAATGAGGCGACTCGACAGCATATCAGCGGATCGATCGCACTCTGTAGAAATGACACTCAGGCAGCGATACTCGCTTTTGAGTCGGCGGCTTCCCTAGAACCAAATAATGCGGCTCACTGGCTGGCGTTGGGGCAGGTGCAAAGGGGGAGAGGGGATGCGGTTGCAGCTTTGCGATCGTTCGATCGGGTTTTGTCACTCAACCCGGATGATGTTGTAGCGCTGATTGACAGCTACGACGCGAGTCAGGCGGTGGGGAATGTGCGCCAAGCGCAGCGGCGGTTGAGCAAAGTGCTAGAGGTGGCTCCGGGTGATTTCCGATCGCTCAAACGACTGGCGGATACTCGTTGCCGGATGAGATTGGTATCGGGTGAGGAGGGCAAACAGACTAAACAGATAATTAGTTCTGTGCTGCAACTGGCTCCTGATGCGGCGGATGCCCGCGAGTTGCTGGCATATTATCACCTATTCCGGGGGGAGTCGGCTAACGGGGTTGGGGTGTTGGAACGGTTTACTGAGGAACACCCGAATCATCCTAGGGGTTGGTATTCCTACGGGCGGTGCTTGTTCCACACGGGGGAATATCAGAAAGCGGCTGAGGCGATGCTGAAAGCTTATCGTCTGTATCCGCAGGATTGTGAAATTTATCGGGCGTTGTGCGAGATTTTACCTGCTGCGGATATGACTTCTTCCCCAGCTTCTCTAGATCCCCCCCAGCCCCCCTTAACAAGGGGGGAGCTAGAGCAGGTAAAGCCTTCTCACTGCACGGGGGAAACTCCTCTGGAAGTCCCCCTTGTTAAGGGGGATTTAGGGGGATCTAACCGTGAAGTCACCCTTGCATCAATAGTAGAAGAGATGCTCGATCGTTTTCCCGATCGCTGGAGTGTTTGGACGACGGCGGGGCGGGTGTTGGTGGAAAGTTTTCAGGAAATTGAGCGGGGGTGTGATGTCTCTGTGCGGGGGACGCAACTTGAACCGCAGTTACCGGATGCTTGGCTTGGTCACGGGCGGGTGTTGGCGCTGGCGGGGAAACACCGGGAAGCGGTGGAGGCTTTGGCGCAAGGATGGCAGTTGTTACCGGAAGAGCGGGGTTATCTGCAATCAGTGTCTGCTGCGGTGTGGCTGGGGGAGAGTTATGGAGTGTTGGGGGATGAGGTGGCGAGTCGGAAATGGTTGGAAAAGGCTTGTCAGTTCCGGGAATTGATGGAGTTTGACCCGGCGATGGCTGGTTACTGGCAAGGAAGAGCGTTGTTGGGGTT
- a CDS encoding RNA polymerase sigma factor has translation MSNSQSVIATDIRYCPEDIEKAFWQLWQQNRDYLYRCCLRWMGGNATDAEEVLSRAMLKAWNKLPDYAEKISNLRAWLTRLTHNLCIDIQRERRRKAMQMEDIEEVAARESSAVISCLNSPEEALLHHELGQYIRRAIDTLPSRLRNPFILRYCHQIAYQDIAQQLALSLNNVYKRIQQAREILQKRLSKYLSGLDDALLDSSESSKKGDVPLSSDDFAVGVVPECLPRQDCEAIAVGPIAGGPIAGELPRQFDETIASDSIAPIPQNSSETINYQVTAICLETLHSGWYPSLSPLGWS, from the coding sequence ATGTCAAATTCTCAATCTGTTATTGCAACAGACATTCGGTATTGTCCAGAAGATATAGAGAAAGCATTTTGGCAGCTATGGCAGCAGAATCGAGATTATCTTTACCGTTGCTGTCTCAGGTGGATGGGAGGGAATGCTACTGATGCTGAAGAGGTGCTCAGTCGCGCCATGCTCAAAGCTTGGAATAAATTACCAGACTATGCCGAAAAAATCTCCAACCTCCGAGCTTGGCTCACCCGCTTAACCCATAATCTATGTATAGATATACAGCGAGAACGTCGCCGGAAAGCAATGCAGATGGAGGATATTGAAGAAGTAGCTGCTAGAGAAAGCTCAGCAGTTATTTCTTGTTTGAACTCTCCTGAAGAAGCACTTCTACATCATGAGTTGGGACAGTACATTCGCCGCGCTATTGATACTCTTCCTTCTCGATTACGCAATCCGTTTATCCTGCGTTACTGCCACCAGATTGCCTATCAAGATATTGCCCAACAACTTGCTCTCTCGCTCAATAACGTTTACAAGCGCATCCAACAGGCACGAGAAATTCTGCAAAAGCGTTTGAGCAAGTATTTGTCAGGGTTGGATGATGCTTTGTTAGATTCCTCCGAGTCGTCTAAAAAGGGGGACGTTCCCTTGAGTAGCGATGATTTTGCTGTAGGGGTAGTGCCCGAGTGCCTACCGCGTCAAGATTGTGAGGCGATCGCGGTAGGGCCGATCGCGGGTGGGCCGATCGCGGGGGAATTGCCCCGACAATTCGATGAAACGATCGCATCCGACTCGATCGCCCCCATCCCTCAAAACAGTAGCGAGACAATAAATTATCAGGTAACAGCAATATGTCTAGAAACACTACACTCCGGGTGGTATCCCTCACTCAGTCCTCTGGGGTGGAGTTGA